One Vallitalea pronyensis genomic region harbors:
- a CDS encoding xylulokinase, which translates to MKDLLLAIDQGTSGCKITIFDTAGQVVSSVTKSYPTYYPEEGFVEQKPEEWWQVIKEGIQSMLEEDAICPTAIKGIGIDGTSWACIPVNQSGDVLYPAMIWLDRRAGKQADWMKEKLNEEALIALSGNPVDPAYITPKMLWLKENRPDLYQQTDKFLQSNAYIAFKLTGKYSQDYSQCYGFHFFNMKTGQWDETVADALGISLDLMAPIMQSHDVVGHVTEEVAKATGLSVGTPVVAGGLDAACCTLGAGVIHEGQTQEQGGQAGGMSIALSQPVIHPKLILGYHVIPNMWLLQGGTTGGGGTLNWFNREFGHAEQQEALEKDSNPFAVMSEEASAIPPGSDGILFLPYMKGERSPLWNSQAKGVYYGLSFDKTRAHMIRSTMEGVAYALRHNLETAEETGIQVGKLSSVGGSANSHVWTQLKADITSRTIEVPYSDHATTLGAAILAGVGVGLYKDFEDAVKQTVSIQRTHEPHQERVETYNTCYHNYLELSHLFVRSLWS; encoded by the coding sequence ATGAAAGATTTGTTACTAGCTATTGACCAAGGGACATCTGGTTGTAAAATAACCATCTTTGATACAGCAGGTCAAGTGGTTTCAAGTGTTACAAAATCATATCCCACCTACTACCCAGAAGAAGGGTTTGTTGAGCAAAAACCAGAAGAGTGGTGGCAAGTCATAAAAGAGGGTATTCAGTCCATGTTAGAGGAAGATGCTATTTGTCCAACAGCCATAAAAGGCATTGGTATCGATGGTACAAGTTGGGCTTGTATTCCCGTTAATCAATCCGGTGATGTGCTATACCCTGCTATGATTTGGCTGGATAGACGAGCAGGGAAACAAGCCGATTGGATGAAAGAAAAGCTGAATGAAGAAGCACTTATTGCATTGAGCGGTAATCCAGTTGACCCGGCGTATATTACCCCTAAGATGTTATGGTTAAAAGAAAACAGGCCTGATCTCTATCAGCAAACGGATAAATTTCTTCAAAGCAACGCCTATATCGCCTTTAAGTTAACAGGTAAGTATTCACAGGATTATTCACAATGTTATGGCTTCCATTTTTTCAATATGAAGACAGGACAGTGGGATGAAACAGTTGCAGATGCCCTTGGTATATCCTTAGATTTAATGGCACCCATCATGCAAAGTCATGATGTGGTGGGTCATGTGACAGAAGAAGTGGCAAAAGCCACAGGTCTAAGCGTTGGGACACCTGTTGTTGCAGGTGGATTAGATGCTGCTTGTTGTACGCTAGGAGCAGGAGTTATCCATGAAGGACAAACACAAGAACAAGGCGGTCAGGCAGGGGGCATGAGCATCGCACTCAGTCAGCCTGTTATCCATCCCAAGTTAATCCTTGGCTATCACGTCATACCCAATATGTGGCTATTACAAGGTGGGACTACAGGTGGCGGTGGTACGCTTAATTGGTTTAATAGAGAGTTTGGTCATGCAGAACAACAAGAAGCCCTGGAAAAAGATAGTAACCCCTTTGCTGTTATGAGTGAAGAAGCCAGTGCCATTCCACCAGGTAGTGATGGTATCCTTTTCTTGCCTTACATGAAGGGTGAACGATCACCCCTATGGAACTCTCAAGCAAAAGGTGTGTATTATGGGTTATCCTTTGATAAAACCAGAGCGCATATGATTAGAAGTACCATGGAAGGTGTGGCTTATGCCCTCCGTCATAATCTGGAGACTGCTGAAGAAACAGGTATTCAAGTGGGTAAGTTATCCAGTGTAGGCGGTAGCGCTAACAGCCATGTCTGGACACAACTAAAAGCAGATATTACATCCCGAACCATTGAAGTACCGTACTCCGATCATGCCACTACCCTAGGTGCAGCCATTCTTGCTGGTGTAGGCGTCGGTCTTTA
- the fucU gene encoding L-fucose mutarotase produces the protein MLKNIPSIVSPDLLKILMEMGHGDEIVISDGNFPAAAMAQRLVRLDGHGVPDILEAILALMPLDIYVEEPVALMEVVKGDSYVPEIWDTYKKIIEEKEGQKKIAHEERFAFYERAKKAYAVVATGETSLYANIILKKGVVV, from the coding sequence ATGTTAAAAAATATTCCAAGTATCGTTTCACCCGATTTATTAAAGATATTGATGGAAATGGGGCATGGGGATGAAATAGTTATATCCGATGGTAATTTTCCTGCGGCAGCTATGGCACAACGATTAGTTCGTTTAGATGGCCATGGTGTACCCGATATATTGGAAGCCATTCTGGCATTAATGCCACTGGATATATACGTGGAAGAGCCCGTAGCTTTAATGGAAGTTGTAAAAGGGGATTCTTACGTACCTGAAATATGGGATACCTATAAAAAGATCATTGAAGAAAAAGAAGGTCAAAAGAAAATCGCCCATGAAGAACGCTTTGCATTTTATGAAAGAGCTAAAAAAGCCTATGCGGTTGTAGCAACAGGTGAAACATCCTTATATGCGAACATAATTCTTAAAAAAGGTGTTGTTGTGTAA
- the pfkB gene encoding 1-phosphofructokinase, producing MILTITMNPAIDKIYMVDNYQLGEVHRPSQTIASPGGKGLNVARVAKLVGADVAASGLLGGANGDYIRTKVEALGIESRFVTINGDTRICINVSDPINQRSTEVLEAGPTISQDEAKTFLKAYEGMLQDVSVVTLSGSLPKGLPTDFYAKLIHIAKEQGKKVLLDTSSKAFTEGIQATPYMIKPNADEIKDVYHGDVATEEGLAQAIKCFKQMGIEVPIISRGKKGCIAGLEDGVYTFTNPSVDVVNTVGSGDSFVAGCAVGLSRGYSQIDMVKIGIACGTTNTLFSQTGYVEQALVDGYFKQVKVIKQDNYEDS from the coding sequence ATGATTCTTACAATTACAATGAACCCTGCTATTGACAAAATATATATGGTTGACAACTACCAACTTGGGGAGGTGCATCGTCCTAGCCAGACGATTGCCTCCCCAGGGGGTAAAGGACTGAATGTAGCACGGGTGGCCAAGTTAGTAGGTGCAGATGTAGCAGCATCGGGTTTACTGGGTGGTGCTAATGGTGATTATATTCGAACCAAAGTGGAAGCACTGGGTATAGAAAGTCGATTTGTTACGATTAACGGTGATACACGCATATGCATCAATGTATCCGACCCCATTAACCAAAGAAGTACAGAAGTCCTAGAAGCTGGTCCAACCATATCCCAAGATGAGGCAAAGACATTTTTAAAAGCTTATGAAGGGATGTTGCAGGATGTAAGTGTGGTCACCTTATCAGGTAGTTTACCTAAGGGATTACCCACCGATTTTTATGCAAAGCTCATTCACATTGCCAAAGAGCAAGGGAAAAAAGTCCTATTGGATACCAGTTCTAAGGCATTCACAGAAGGCATTCAAGCTACACCCTACATGATTAAACCCAATGCAGACGAAATAAAAGACGTCTACCATGGGGATGTTGCAACAGAAGAAGGGCTTGCCCAAGCCATCAAATGCTTCAAACAAATGGGCATTGAAGTACCTATCATTAGTCGAGGGAAAAAAGGGTGTATCGCTGGACTTGAGGATGGTGTGTATACGTTTACCAATCCTTCGGTAGATGTTGTCAACACCGTTGGTTCAGGTGATTCCTTTGTTGCAGGATGTGCCGTTGGTTTGTCAAGAGGCTATAGCCAAATAGATATGGTAAAGATAGGCATTGCTTGTGGCACAACCAATACCCTCTTCTCACAGACAGGTTATGTGGAACAGGCATTGGTTGATGGGTATTTCAAACAAGTAAAAGTCATTAAGCAAGACAATTATGAGGACAGTTAA
- a CDS encoding class II fructose-bisphosphate aldolase, which translates to MPLVSSLPLIKKAKEKKAAIAAFNIHNLETIQAVIEGASEERAPVIIQTTPGTLRHAGIEYIGAIVKKAADMVDIPVALHVDHCPSFDTIVHCIRNHYTSVMIDGAHLDYEENVALVKRVTEMAHAVGMQVEGEIGKIGGVEDDMFVNEDEAALTVPSEAKQFVEDTGIDTLAIAIGTAHGMYKGEPKLDFERLSEIEAMVDVPLVLHGASGVPDASIKEAIKRGIAKINIATELKNPMAKAIVSTFEKNKDENDPRNYMGAAREAVKKVVKEKIRLCGSNGLADEL; encoded by the coding sequence ATGCCATTAGTAAGCTCATTACCACTCATTAAAAAAGCAAAAGAAAAAAAAGCAGCTATTGCAGCATTCAATATTCACAACTTAGAAACCATACAAGCGGTCATTGAAGGTGCAAGTGAAGAAAGAGCACCGGTTATTATTCAAACCACACCAGGTACATTAAGACATGCAGGGATTGAATACATTGGTGCTATTGTAAAAAAAGCGGCAGATATGGTGGATATTCCCGTAGCACTGCATGTGGACCATTGCCCATCTTTTGATACCATTGTTCATTGTATTCGTAATCACTATACATCCGTTATGATTGACGGTGCTCATCTTGACTACGAGGAAAATGTGGCGTTAGTTAAACGTGTAACAGAAATGGCTCATGCTGTTGGCATGCAAGTTGAAGGTGAAATTGGTAAAATCGGCGGTGTAGAAGACGATATGTTTGTTAATGAAGATGAAGCCGCATTAACAGTACCATCAGAAGCCAAGCAATTTGTTGAAGATACGGGGATTGATACATTAGCCATTGCTATTGGAACAGCACACGGTATGTACAAAGGTGAACCTAAACTTGATTTTGAACGTTTATCTGAAATAGAAGCCATGGTCGATGTGCCACTGGTATTACATGGTGCATCCGGCGTACCTGATGCCAGTATCAAAGAAGCCATAAAAAGAGGTATTGCAAAAATCAACATTGCTACAGAATTGAAAAACCCCATGGCAAAAGCCATTGTCAGCACATTTGAGAAAAACAAAGATGAGAATGACCCAAGAAACTATATGGGTGCTGCACGAGAAGCAGTGAAAAAAGTCGTGAAAGAAAAAATCAGATTATGTGGTTCAAATGGATTAGCAGATGAATTATAG
- a CDS encoding galactitol-1-phosphate 5-dehydrogenase, protein MKAAVLYAQKDIRIEEIEKPTIQDHEVLIKVKASGVCGSDIPRVLGTASHYYPNVFGHEFSGEVVEIGTEVTHVKAGDKVSVAPLKPCLTCEDCLSGNHALCKQYSFIGSREYGAWAEYVKAPAINVVKLPDTVSYIQGSFLEPVTVALHGLFVMDFKPMTRVAITGMGTIGLLTLQCAKIMGAKEITVFDIDDERLKVAKELGANYVINTKTDDIHEKVKDYTDGKGFEMVLETAGVPFTEMLCLEIAANKGSVMYIGTPHVAFTIEPKQFEYMNRKELTLRGSWMSYSAPYPGKEWTLGAHYLGTGQIKVEKLIDRVIPIEEIGAAFEAIEAKEVSGKIIMEL, encoded by the coding sequence ATGAAAGCAGCTGTATTATATGCACAAAAAGATATAAGAATTGAAGAGATTGAAAAACCTACCATTCAAGACCATGAAGTATTAATTAAGGTAAAAGCTTCAGGGGTTTGTGGTTCAGATATTCCACGTGTTTTAGGAACAGCTTCTCATTACTATCCCAATGTATTTGGTCATGAGTTCTCAGGTGAAGTGGTAGAGATTGGTACAGAAGTAACCCATGTGAAAGCAGGGGATAAAGTATCTGTTGCTCCTTTGAAACCTTGCCTTACATGTGAAGACTGCTTAAGTGGTAATCATGCATTATGTAAACAGTATAGCTTTATTGGGTCAAGAGAGTATGGTGCTTGGGCAGAATATGTGAAAGCACCTGCTATCAATGTGGTGAAGTTACCAGACACCGTATCCTACATACAAGGTTCATTTCTTGAGCCAGTAACTGTAGCCTTACACGGCCTATTCGTAATGGACTTCAAACCAATGACCAGGGTAGCAATAACGGGTATGGGAACCATTGGATTACTCACCTTGCAATGCGCCAAAATCATGGGTGCAAAAGAAATCACCGTATTTGATATTGATGATGAAAGACTCAAAGTAGCCAAAGAGTTAGGCGCTAACTATGTGATTAATACCAAGACAGATGACATCCATGAAAAAGTAAAAGACTACACCGATGGAAAAGGCTTTGAAATGGTTCTTGAAACAGCAGGGGTACCTTTTACTGAAATGCTCTGCTTAGAGATTGCAGCCAATAAAGGCAGTGTCATGTATATTGGGACACCTCACGTAGCATTTACCATCGAACCGAAGCAATTTGAGTACATGAATAGAAAAGAGTTAACCCTTCGAGGTTCTTGGATGTCCTATTCCGCACCATACCCTGGTAAAGAATGGACTTTAGGGGCTCATTATCTGGGAACAGGTCAAATCAAGGTGGAAAAACTCATTGATCGTGTGATTCCCATTGAAGAGATTGGCGCAGCCTTTGAAGCCATAGAAGCCAAAGAAGTATCTGGAAAAATTATCATGGAATTATAA
- a CDS encoding aldo/keto reductase, with protein MENNLRTNFKIASDAVDPNLIPKRKLRMGDEIPAVGLGTFGSDRFTADEISDAVLEAISVGYRHIDCASVYGNEKEIGESLEIAIKAGIKREDLWITSKVWNDMHGDGDVLLSVAQTLKDLRLDYLDLYLVHWPFPNYHAPGCDVDSRSENARPYIHENFMKTWRQMERLVDMGLVKNIGTSNMTKAKFELLLKDARIKPAVNEMEQHPHFQQQELFDYCIENGIQPIGFCPIGSPTRPDRDKTENDTVDIEDPVIVAAAKRLGVHPAVVCIKWAAQRGQIPIPFSVRRNEYLSNLVSVTKDLLTDEEMKAIAKIDKNCRLIKGQVFLWKDNQTWEDLWDLDGTIAK; from the coding sequence ATGGAAAATAACCTTAGAACAAACTTTAAAATTGCTTCAGATGCTGTAGACCCTAACTTAATCCCAAAGAGAAAATTACGTATGGGTGACGAGATCCCAGCTGTTGGCCTTGGTACATTTGGTTCCGACCGTTTTACAGCGGATGAAATAAGTGATGCTGTATTAGAAGCCATTTCAGTAGGCTACCGCCATATTGATTGTGCATCGGTGTATGGAAACGAGAAAGAGATTGGAGAATCCCTTGAAATTGCTATAAAGGCAGGCATCAAGCGTGAAGACTTATGGATCACTTCCAAGGTATGGAACGACATGCATGGCGATGGGGATGTACTCCTTTCCGTTGCTCAGACGTTGAAAGATTTAAGACTGGATTACTTAGACTTGTATTTAGTACACTGGCCATTCCCTAATTATCATGCTCCTGGTTGTGACGTGGATTCACGAAGTGAAAATGCCCGCCCATACATACATGAGAATTTTATGAAAACATGGCGTCAGATGGAACGACTAGTGGACATGGGGCTGGTTAAGAACATCGGTACATCAAACATGACAAAAGCAAAATTTGAGTTACTCTTAAAAGATGCAAGAATCAAACCAGCAGTGAATGAAATGGAACAGCATCCTCATTTCCAACAGCAGGAACTGTTTGATTACTGCATAGAGAATGGCATTCAACCCATTGGTTTCTGCCCCATTGGATCACCAACCCGTCCAGATCGTGACAAAACTGAGAATGACACGGTAGACATTGAAGATCCAGTTATTGTAGCGGCAGCTAAAAGACTTGGGGTTCACCCAGCCGTTGTTTGTATTAAATGGGCAGCTCAAAGAGGTCAAATTCCTATTCCATTTTCAGTAAGAAGAAATGAATATTTAAGTAACCTTGTCAGTGTCACAAAAGATTTATTAACAGATGAAGAAATGAAAGCCATCGCTAAAATTGATAAAAACTGCCGTTTAATCAAAGGTCAAGTTTTCTTATGGAAAGATAATCAAACATGGGAAGATCTATGGGACTTAGATGGCACCATTGCCAAATAG
- a CDS encoding LacI family DNA-binding transcriptional regulator yields the protein MSGISTIKDVAKYTGLSIATISKYINGGNVLEENRRMIQEAIDVLDYRRNEIARGLKTNKTMTIGVLLPSLENIFFTSIVSIIEGILQQKGYGTIICDFKEDPTLERKKLEFLLNKHVDGIIMVSYSKEKEHIQALLDKKIPIILLDRMIKGLECDIVLADNLNASYQAVEELIIRKHRRIGIICGPDHTYTAEERKKGYVRVHHDYDVTIDDKLIRNGDYTVESGYQALVDLWKMEHPPSSILVTNYEMTIGAIMAVNDLNIRIPDDLSLIGFDNIQMAKVVRPPLSIVEQPMKEIGETAAKLMLKRLNNDYGDFPEVYRLKTNVHIKESVSTNI from the coding sequence TGTCTGGTATTTCAACAATTAAAGATGTAGCAAAATATACAGGATTATCGATAGCAACCATATCTAAATATATTAATGGTGGTAATGTTTTAGAAGAGAATAGACGCATGATACAAGAAGCCATCGATGTTTTAGATTATCGCCGCAATGAAATTGCTCGTGGCTTAAAAACCAATAAAACCATGACCATCGGTGTACTGTTACCTTCCCTAGAAAATATATTTTTTACGTCCATTGTATCCATCATAGAAGGTATTTTACAACAAAAAGGCTATGGCACTATCATATGCGACTTCAAAGAAGACCCTACATTGGAACGTAAAAAGCTGGAATTTCTTCTTAACAAACATGTGGATGGCATTATCATGGTAAGCTATAGTAAAGAAAAAGAACACATACAGGCGTTACTGGATAAGAAAATACCCATTATTTTGCTAGACCGTATGATAAAAGGCTTAGAATGTGATATTGTTCTTGCAGATAACCTGAATGCCTCCTATCAAGCCGTTGAAGAACTCATTATAAGGAAACATAGACGGATAGGTATTATATGTGGTCCGGATCATACGTATACGGCAGAGGAAAGAAAAAAAGGGTATGTGCGTGTCCATCATGATTACGATGTGACCATTGATGACAAGTTGATTAGAAATGGCGATTATACCGTTGAAAGCGGTTATCAAGCTCTGGTGGACTTGTGGAAAATGGAGCATCCGCCTTCATCCATCTTGGTCACCAATTATGAGATGACCATTGGTGCCATTATGGCAGTGAATGATTTGAACATTCGTATTCCAGATGACTTATCATTAATTGGTTTTGACAATATCCAAATGGCAAAAGTTGTGCGTCCCCCATTATCCATTGTGGAACAACCCATGAAGGAAATTGGTGAAACAGCCGCAAAGCTCATGTTAAAACGACTCAATAATGATTATGGTGATTTCCCTGAAGTGTACCGATTGAAGACCAACGTGCATATCAAGGAATCGGTGTCAACCAATATATAA